A window of the Fragaria vesca subsp. vesca unplaced genomic scaffold, FraVesHawaii_1.0 scf0512926, whole genome shotgun sequence genome harbors these coding sequences:
- the LOC101296253 gene encoding uncharacterized protein LOC101296253 has translation MAFTNSSLFASNLTLRRSILSDSEFAPPDEAPKLLHANTLSRKLNVACASSNGVNAVGSSSPKSDQDADYVPMAVVMIDQDSDSDATIVQLSFGDRLGALIDTINALKDLGLDVAKGTVVTKGPVKQKKFHNAVVSTYFGFWCFVCLLFLFNAYVMLWIPRSSTTVLC, from the exons ATGGCCTTCACCAACTCCTCCCTCTTTGCTTCCAATCTCACTCTCCGTCGCTCTATACTTTCCGATTCCGAATTTGCCCCTCCGGACGAGGCCCCCAAGCTCCTCCATGCCAACACTTTGTCCAGAAAATT GAACGTTGCGTGTGCCTCTAGCAATGGTGTCAATGCAGTTGGTTCCTCCTCGCCG AAGTCTGATCAAGATGCTGATTATGTTCCAATGGCAGTTGTCATGATTGATCAAGATTCTGATTCTGATGCAACTATTGTGCAACTCAGCTTTGGGGATCGCCTCGGAGCTCTCATTGACACT ATAAATGCATTAAAAGATTTGGGATTGGATGTAGCAAAGGGAACAGTTGTCACTAAGGGACCGGTTAAACAGAAGAAGTTTCATAACGCGGTTGTGAGTAcctattttggtttttggtgttttgtttgtcttctttttttgttcaatgcCTATGTTATGTTATGGATACCCAGGAGTTCTACAACAGTTCTGTGCTAG